The nucleotide window AAGTCGCACTCGTAGCGCTCGCCGTTCGGGTCGACCGCGGCTTCGACGTGGCCGTCGTCGTCGACCTCGAAGTGGTCGACGCCGGAGCCGAACACCGGCTCGACGCCGCGCTCGCGCATCGCCTCGTGCATGATCTCCGCGCCCTCCTCCGAGAGCGCGTAGCGCCACCAGTTGTCGCCGCGCATGAGGTACTTCGCCTCGACGTCCTGCGCGCCGCAAATGGCCGCGAAGTCGATGCCGAGCAGGCCCGCTCCGACGATGACCGCCTTCTCGGCGTCCTCGACGCTCTCTTTGATCCGGCGGGCGTCTTGGAACGTCCAGAAGTGGTGGATTCCGTCGGCGTCAGCGTTTTCGACCGGGAGCTGTTGAGGCGTGCCGCCGATCGCGAGCAGCAGCGAGTCGTACTCGAACGTCTCGCCCTCGTGGGTGTGGACCGCGTCCTCGTCGATGTCGATGTCCACGACGACCGTGTTGAGCCGGAGGTCGACGTCGTGTTCGTCGTACCACTCCTCCTGGTGGATCGATATCGGGGCCTCGGGGAGTTTCCCCTTCGCGTACTCTTTGATCAGAATCCGGTTGTAGAGGGACTCACCCTCGTCCGTGAGAACCGTGATATCGGCGTCGGGCGCTTCCTCGCGGAGCGTCTCGGCCGCGGACGCGCCCGCGATACCGTCACCGATGATCACGTACGAATCGCTCATGTCTCGGCGTTCGGATTCATGCCTAATGTGGGTTGTCATCCGCGTCCGCACCCGTGCGAACGAGACTCACGACCGCCGGGAAACGCGTACAGAGACCCTTCTCCCGCCGGACGCGCGTCGGCGAGCGGTCGGCCGCACCACCCGTCGGTAGGCGTCGTCGCCGGTCAGTGGTCCGCGCCGGCCGGCTCCCCGGGGAAGTCCTTCTCGCCGGCCCGGATCGGGACGTCGAGCCAGTTCTCGCCCGGCACGAGCGGGCACTCGTAGGCGTGGTTGTACGCGCACGTGGGGTTGTACGCGACGTTGAAGTCCACCACCCACTCGCCGTCGACGCGGTCGCGATCGGGCTCCAGATCGAGGTACCGCCCCGCGCCGTAGGTCTCCTCGCCGCTGGTCGCGTCGCGGAACGGCACCCACAGGCGGTCCTCGTCGCCGGCCGGGCGGTACGCCTGAAGCGTCACCGACTCGCCGTCGACCGCGAAGCGGAACTCGCCCCACCGGCGGTACGTCTGCTCGCCGCCCGCCGTCGTCTCGACGGTCACCGTCTCGGTCTCGTCGTGTTCGTGAAGCGGGAGGACGAACCGGTACGCCGGGTCCGGCTCGAAGTAGTCGAGCCCCGGGAACGCGTCGCCCCGCATCGAGACGGGCAGCGGCGACCGCGCCGACTCGCGGAACTGTTTCGCCTTCGCCTCCCGCCGCGCCTCGACCTGCGCCGCCCAGTCGTCGTCTCTCTCGCTCGCGGCCATGTCCACGTCGACGTTGTTCGCTCGGCGAAATAACACTTCTGCGGCGCGGTCGCCGACGCGCACGATCACGTCTCGGACGCCACAGATTCAAGAGCGTCCCGACCCAATCGAGCGTATGAAAATCCGGCAGAACATCCGTCACTGGGCCGCGAAGAAGGCGTTGACCACGCCGGTCGTCGGCGACGTCGCCAACGACAAGCTCGTCGACCTCCACACGAGTATCTTCCTCAACAAGGCCGACGAGGACCGCCGCGAGGAGCGCCGCGACCACCTCGACAGCTTCTTCGACGCGACGATGGACACGTACGTCGCCGCCTTAGAGGCGGGCTTCCCGGAGGCGGAGGCCCGCGAGATCACCCACGTCCAGGCGAACTTCGACTTCTTCAACCACGGCTGGACGGAGATGATGGAGATCCCGGGCGACGAGCTGGAGGCCCACTACCGCCGGTACGAGGAGTTCTTCTCCGAGTACGGGATCACGATCGACGACCCGCTGGGCGAGTTCTGTCCGGCCGGGGGCGTCGTCGAGGCACCCGAGACGCCCGAGAAGCTCGACGAACCCGAGTACGAGAACGCGCTGGCCGGCTTCGCCGACGACGTGTACGTCGAGACCGACGAGGGCGAGACCGTCGTCGGCGGCGACACGGAGGAGCCGGACGAGGTCGACGCCGCGACCGCGCCCGGACTCGACGAGGACGAGGCGAGCGCCTGACCCGACCGACCGCCGCCCGTTTCCCTCCTCTCCTTCCCTCTCTCCTTCCCCCCTCTCCCGACTCTCGGAGTCCGAGACCGACCCGGCGCTCCCGGTGACGTTTATAACCCGCCGGAGACACAGACGCCCATGAACCGCGGGCAATCGTTCCTCCTGCTTCTGATGGGCGCGGTCGCGCTCCTGACGCTCTTCGTCATCCTCCCGTTTATCGAGTACGTGATCGCCTCGGCGATCCTCGCGTTCGTCCTCTACCCGTTCCACCGGCGGCTGACCCGCCGGCTCCAAACGCGGGTCTCGAAGCGGTTCGGCGAGATGCTCTCGGCGCTGACGCTCATCCTCTCTGCTATCGTCGCCGTGATCCTCCCGCTCGCGTACATCACGTGGGTGTTCGTCCGCGATCTCACCGCGATCGCCGCCGGCGACACGACGATCGACGTGGCGGCGATCGAAGCCGAGATCGCGGCGCTGACCGGGCAGAACCCGGAGATCGGTGAGACACTCCAGACCGTCGGGCAGCAGCTCGCCCAAACGCTGTTCGGCGGCTTCAGCGGTATCCTCACGACGGCGGTCCGCGCCTCGGTCGGGCTGTCGCTCGCGCTGTTTTTAGTCTACTACGCGCTCATCGACGGCCCGGCGTTCGTCAAGTGGATCCGCGCGGCGAGCCCGCTGCCGTCGGACGTCACCGCCGACCTCGTCGAGCGCGTCAACGTGATGACGCGCGGCGTCGTCATCGGGCACATCGTCGTCGCGCTGCTTCAGGCCTTCATCGCCGGGCTGGGGCTGTGGGCTACGGGGATCCCCAACGTGGTGTTCTGGACGTTCGTGATGGCCGTGCTGGCGCTGCTCCCGCTCATCGGCGCGTTCTTCGTGTGGGGACCGGCGGCCGCGTACCTCGTGATCGTCGACCAGGTGACCGCCGGCGTGTTCCTCGCCGTCTACGGCGTCGCGGTGATCGCGATGGTCGACAACTACGCCCGCCCGCTCGTCATCGACCAGCAGGCGCATCTCAATCCCGCGATCATCCTGCTCGGCGTGTTCGGCGGCATCTACTCGGTCGGGTTCACCGGCCTCTTCGTCGGTCCCATCGTGATCGGCGTGCTCGCGGCCACGCTGGAGACGTTCCGCGAGGACTACGACGCAATCTGAGACCGGACCCGGCGTGGGGGTTTACTTCAACGCCCGCCGTACTTCGGCCATGGCAACGACCGCGACCTCCCGGCTACCGGACCGACGCGACGCCCTCCTCATCGCCGCCGCGGCGGTCGGGGTCAACCTGATCGGCGCGCTCGGCGTCCCGTTCACGACCGCCCGGAGCGCCTGGTTCGCGTCGCTCGAACTCCCGGCGTTCTACCCGCCGAGCTGGGCGTTCGGCGTCGTCTGGCCGATCCTGTACGCGCTGCTCGGCGCGGCGGCCGCGCTCGTGTACCTCGCCGGCCGCGACGGCGCGGCGTCGGCGCGGTGGGTGCGGACCGCGCTCGCGCTGTTCGGCGTTCAGCTCGTCGTCAACGTCGCGTGGTCGCCGGTGTTCTGGGGGCTCGAACGCGCCGACCTCGGTCTCGTCGTCCTCGTCGCCCTCCTTCCCTTGGTCGTCGCGACGATAGTCGCCTTCGATCGCGTCGACCGGCGGGCCGCGGCGCTCGTCGTCCCGTACCTCGCGTGGGTCTGTTTCGCGACCGCGCTCAACTACGCCATCTGGGCGCTCAACTAGCGCGGATCCTCGCTTCCCGTCCCATCCGCGTCGACCGCCGGCGGGCCGCGTTCCAGTCGCTCGGCGACGAACCGACGCTCGGCGCGGCTCAGTTCCGCGTCCGTCTCGCGGAACGCCGCCATTCCGTCGCGATATCGCTCGGGGTCGACGCGGGCGGGCGTCGCGGCCGGCCGCGCCAGTTCCAGTTCGGCGAGTCCGGTCCGCTCGCCGGTGTATCCGAAGCCGCACTTGTGGCACGCCTCGTAGGCGAACGGGTTGTTCACGGCGATCTTTACTCGGTCAAACCCGTCGGCGGCCAGATCGGCGACCGTCTCGTCGATCAGCCGCGGCCCGATTCCCTCGCCGCGCCGAGCGGCATGGACCGTGACGTACCGGAGCCGGCAGCAGTCGGGGTCGGTCCGGTCGGGCGAGAAGGAGACGGCCGCGATCACGTCCGTCTCGAACGCTTCGGGATCGACCGTGTCCGGCAGCGACTCGCTCGGCGTCCAATCGGGCGCGGCCGGGCCCCTGTCCGGCGTCCGGATCACCGACTTGCCCGGCGCGCCGACGACGAACTTCCCGGCGTACGCGAACGCCCGGTAGTCGAGCCGCAGGGTCGCGCCCTCGCCGGGGCGACACACGAGCGCGTACTCCATGGCCGTCGTACGGGGGCGAGCCCCTAAACGGGGTCGGTGGCCCTTTGTCCGTCGCGGGACTCCTTCCGCCCATGTACGGACTCGGCGACGTGGCGTTCTTCGACCGCGTGGCCCCGCTGTACGACCTCGCGATGCCGCCGGCGGACGGCGCGGCGCTGGCCGCCGGCCTCGACCACGCGACGCGTCCGATCGAGCGCCTCCTCGACGTCGGCGGGGGGTCGGGACGGGCGGCGGCCGCGCTGACCGGCCCGGAGATCACGGTCGTCGACGCCTCCGTCGAGATGCTCTCGCGGGCGCGTCGCGTCCGCGGGCTCGACGGTCTCGCAGCCGACGCGGGGCGGCTGCCGTTCCGAGACGCGAGCGTCGACGCGGTGACCGTCGTCGACGCGTTCCACCACCTGCCGGACCACGAGGCCGCGCTCGCGGAGGCGGCCCGCGTACTCGCGCCCGGCGGCGCGCTCGTCGTCCGCGAGTTCGACCCCGACCATCCGCTGGGGCGACTCCTCGTCGCCGGCGAACACGCGATCGGCATGGACTCGCGGTTCCTGACTCCGGACGACCTCGCGGCCGCGATGGACGCCGTCGGCCTCGATCCCCGCATCGTCGACCGCGGATTCGGCTACACGGTCGCCGGGGTTCGGCGGTGACCGGTCGGTACAGCGGGAGAAACGACCGATCTGTGGTACCGTGGCGCGTGCCTGCGAGCGGTCGCCACCGGCGACCGCGAAGCAGCACCGCGCGAGGGAGTCGGTCGCCGAAGCGAAGCGGAGGCGACCGACGAGGCTGGGGAGGCGTGAGGCTGTGCGGGGCGGGACTCGAAGGGGCAGCCGGGAGGCCGGCAGAGGGGACGTAAGCACCGCAGCGAAGGAGCGAGTGAAACGAGCGACTGAGCGAGGAGCACAGCGAGCGTCTGCCGGCCTCCCGGCTGGGGCTTCGGCGGTCTCAGTCGGAACGTCGGTGGCGACTATATCGTAGCGAACGGCTGGACCTTCGCCGGTAGTCGTGTCGATCAGCAGTTCATAAATCCCACTTGAACGACCGGCCGCTTAACTCGTTCTCGCGTCCGAGCGGACAGTTCCAACGGCGTCTCCAAATACGAAAGTCGGCCTCGGTGAATTCGACCGTCCGCCTCAGTCCTGCGTTCGACCCTGCGGCTCCGCACCGCGAGTCGGGTCCGCCGAACTCTCCTCGTGACCGTCGCCATGATCGTGATCGTGGTCGCCGTGGTCGTGGGCGTCGTTCGCCCCCGTCTCACCGAGCACCTCGGCCCCCTCGCCGTCGATCATGTCCATGTTCTTCAGGTTGTCGCGCTCCTCGAAGTCCTCGACGGCCGCCATCACGTCCTCCTGCGTGATCGTCATCCGGTCCTCCGTGAGCGCGCCGAGGACGGCCTCCCGGAGCACCATGCGGAGGTCAGAGCCGGTGAGTCCGCTCGTCCGGTCGGCGACCTCCTCGGGGTCGAAGTCGGCGATCTTCATCTCCTTCGTCACCACGCGGAGGATGTCGGCGCGCATGTCTCGGTCCGGCTTGGGGAAGTTGACGATCTCGTCGAACCGCCGCCACGCGGCGGCGTCGAGCTGGTCCGGGTGGTTCGTCGCGCCGATGAGGAGCACCTCGTCGCGGACCAAAGACACCTCGTCGATCGACTTCAGCAGGGTGTTGACCGCGCGTTTCAGCGCCGCGTGTTCGTCCGAGCGGCGGGTCTTCGCCACCGAGTCGAACTCGTCGATGAAGAGGATGCACGGCGAGAGCCGCTTGGCGACCTCGAAGCTCTTCTCGACGTTCTTCGACGTCTCGCCGAGGTACTGGCTCGTGATCATCGAGAGTTTGACCTCGACGAACGGGAGCCCGAGCTCGTGAGCGAGCGCGCGCGACACGGTCGTCTTCCCGGTGCCCGGCGGGCCGACGAACAGCAGCTTCCCGATCTCGCGGAGACCGATCTCCGCGAGGTACTCGCGGTGTTCGATCGCCTTGACGATCTTCTGGATCTCGCCCTCCTGATCGCCGGTCAACACGAGGTCGGCCAGCGTCGTCTCGATCTCCTCGGGCGCGCGGACGTTGACCAGATCGAGCATCTCCGCGTCCTCGTCCTCGTCGAAGTACTCGCCGAGGAGCGCGTCGATCCAGACGCGGTCGGCCTGAATGGGTCGGACGTCGGCTCTGGCCTCCTCGTGGCTCACGGGAGCCGTCAGCTCGTCCGCGGCCTCCAGCGCGGCGACGATCGTCGGGTTCCCGGCGATCCGGTCGTCGTCCGCGCGGTCGCGGTACCACTCCAAGCCCATCGCCGGCTGGGTCAGCGAGATCTCGCCGGAGAACTCCGTGCGTTGGGTGAAGAGGAGGTCGGAGACCGCCTCCCACGGCCGTTCGACCCCCGTCGCGGTACGGGTGGTCTCGTCGGTCGCCTTCAGCGGCCGCTCCACGCCGCCGGGGGCGTCCTCGGCGGCGTCGGCCGACCAGAACACCTGCCGGAAGCGGGGCGGCAGGTCGTTCTCGTCGAGGTCGCGGTCCTGCGTGTAGAAGTGCGTCGTCAACACGAACTCGACGACGTCGAGCGCCGGGTTACTCATCCGCGCGAAGTAGCGCCGGGACGCGGTTAAGAGCGTCGAAGCGCCGGCGGCTCATCGGCGTGACGGCGGAGTCGCGCGCGGGCCCCGCGACAGACGTGGCCGACCGATCGCCGTATCGAACCCTTATTAGCCCTGGTCCGCGACGTAACGCGCATGAGTTCCGAAGACGCGACCGCGTCGGGCGACCCCGCCGGCGACGGCGCGGCAGAGACCGGCGACACGGGCGACACGGACCACGAGAACGCGCTTCAGGACGTTATCGCCGTCGACCCCGACGACGTCGCGCAGGGCACGGTGAACCGGCTCGACGCGCATACGGGCGACGGGATCCGTCACCGCGCGTTCACCTGCCTCGTCTTCGACCGGGACGGCCGGATCCTGCTGGCCCAGCGCGCGCCCGACAAGCGCCTGTGGGACGGTCACTGGGACGGCACGGTCGCCTCTCACCCGGTCGAGGGGCAGTCGCAGGAGGACGCCACCGAGCAGCGCCTCGAAGAGGAGCTCGGCATCTCGCCCGACCAGTACGACGACCTCCGGGTGACGGACAAGTTCGAGTACAAGCGCTACTACCCCAACGAGGGCGTCGAGTGGGAGGTCTGTGCGGTGCTGAAGGTCACCCTCGACGACACCGGCTTGGACCCCGACGACGACGAGATCGGCGGCATGCTGTGGGCCGACTACGACCACCTCCACGAGAACCCGGCGCTGTACCGGCAGCTCCGGCTCTGCCCGTGGTTCGAGATCGCGATGCGGCGCGACTTCGCCTGAGCGGCCGGCCGGTTGCGGCCCGAAACGGCGACTTGAAGGCGCTCCCGCGACGCGATCCGGTATGACCGTCGTCGCCCTGCTGGCGAACCCGCCCCGCGAGGGGCTCGTCGGAACCGCGCTCGCCGAGTCGACGCCGCTGTCGCCCGCCGAGGCGGCCGACCTCTACGAGGCGCAGTTCCGCGACGCCGTCCTCGCGGTCGAGCGCTCCGGCGGCGAACTCCTCGTCAACTACCCCGCCGAGGACGAACTCCCTGCCGAGTACCAGACCGAGACGAGCGCGGAGGCGGAGCTGCGGACGCTCGTCGCGGACACCCTCGGCGGCACCGACGGCGTCCGCTTCGAGCGACAGGTCGGGTCCTCGTTCGGCGCGCGCGCCGGCAACACCGTCACGCACCTGCTCCGCGAGGAGGGCGCGGACTCGGTCGCGGTCGTCACGCCGACCGCGCCGCTGCTCTCGCGGACGCTCGTCGACTCGGCGGCGATGAAGCTGCGGACGACCGAGGTCGTGATCGGGCCGTCGACGGACGGGCGGGCGTACTACGCCGGCTTCACCGAACCGATCGACTTCGACGGGGCGTTCGAAGCCCCCGCGCTGCCGACGCTCGCCGAGCGCGGCCGCGACGCCGACCGCTCGGTGGACTTCGTGGAGCCGTCGCCCTCGCTGGAGACCGGGGAAGACCTTCTCGACGTGGTGCCGATGCTCCGGGCGCGGTTCGCCGCCGAGCGCGTGGTCCCCGATTACGCCGCGGCGTTCGTCCACCAACACGGCCTCGACGTCGTCGTCGAGGACGGCGAGCAGCGGTTGGTGCGGGACTGAGTCGGCTCCCGGCGGTGCGGTCGCGTTCGTCGGATCCGACACGACTTAGTCGGCCGACGCCGAGCAGTCACGTGTGGTGGGATGGCAGAGTGGCCCATTGCGCCTGCCTTGAAAGCAGGTAGCCTCACGGCTTCCTGGGTTCGAATCCCAGTCCCACCGTGACGCGTCGGGTGCCACCGCGCGCCGCGCGCGACTCGTGCGGGATTTGAATCAGAGAGAGACCGATCCGCCGCGAAACCGTATATGGTTACTTGTCGTTCTCGTCAGTCGATCATAATTACCGTTGTGCTCCGTTCTTCTGGCCCCGGAACCGCAACGACACCGCTAGTCGGCTGAAACCCCCGATAACACTCACGTCTGGTGTCGCGTGGTACCACGTGGCGCATTATCTTTAACAGGTTTCCTGTACATAATAGAAACAGGTGATACAACGATGAGCTACGAACTCGATCCTCTTCCGTACGATTACGACGCGCTGGAACCGCACATCTCCGAGCAGGTGCTCGAATGGCATCACGACACCCATCATCAGGGGTACGTCAACGGCTGGAACTCGGCCGAAGAGACGCTCGAAGAGAACCGTGAGTCCCACGACTTCTCTTCGTCCGGCGGAGCCATCCGCAACGTGACCCACAACTCCTCGGGACACATCCTCCACGACCTGTTCTGGCAGAACATGTCGCCGGAGGGCGGCGACGAGCCCGAGGGCGCGCTCGCGGACCGCATCGCCGAGGACTTCGGCTCGTACGAGGCCTGGAAGGGCGAGTTCGAAGCCGCAGCGGGCAATGCGAGCGGCTGGGCGCTTCTGGTGTACGACACGTTCTCGAACCAGCTTCGCAACGTCGTGGTCGACAAACACGACCAGGGCGCTATCTGGGGCGGTCACCCGATTCTCGCGCTGGACGTCTGGGAGCACTCCTACTACCACGACTACGGTCCGGCTCGCGGCGAGTTCGTCGACAACTTCTTCGAGGTCGTCGACTGGAACGAGCCGTCCACGCGGTACGAGCAGGCCGTCGAGCTGTTCGAGTAAGCGCGTCTCCGGACGCGTTACGCGCGTCGAGATCCGCATTTTTTCGTGACGCTTGCCGGGTAGTCGCGACTGTAGAAGTCGCTGACCGACACGAACCGCTGCGAAGCCTCGGCCGCTCGGCTGTACGACTCTGTTTCTGTTTGTAGATAGTCGACCGACACGAGCCACTTCGAAGCCCCAGCCGCGAGGACTCGCGCGGCTCGCTGCGCTCCTCGCTCGCTCACTTCGTTCGCTCCCTGCGGTCCTTACGTCGCCTGCGGCCTCCTCGCGGCTGCCCCTTCGAGTCCCACCCCGCACAGCACCTCTTACCTCCCCAGCCTCGTCAGTCGCCTCCGCGTTGCTCCGGCGACTGACTCCCTCGCGCGGCGCTCCTCGCGCCCTGCGGGGCGCTCGGAGGCGCGCGCCACCGCATCGGATCGAGTCGCTATCGGCAGCGTTTACGGACGCGGTCGCGTATCGCCGCCCATGCCCGAACCGAAGTCGGCGTTCGACGCCACCTACCCGTGCGACTTCTACGAGCCGGCCGAGCTGTTCGAACCGGACCAGATGTACACCATCCCCGAGATCGGCCGCCTGCTTCAGGGGCTCGAACCGGACACCGAGGTCGACCCCGACACCGAGGCGGTGCTAGTCGACTGGGCGGTGCCGTGGGTGATGGTCCACGCCGAGGACATGGTCGTCGCCGAGCCGCTGTCGGAGGACGGCCCGGGGTACTACGGGCTGGCGACCGAGGCGGGGGCGGAGCAGGGGACCGATCCCGACGCCGACGAGTCCGCGTGAGCGGGGAGCCGTCCGACTCGCCGGTGTACCTCGTCGCCGGCGGGTCCCGCGTCGACGCCGGGAAGACCACCTTCTCGGCTGGGCTGGTCACGCACCTCGCCGAGCGCGCGGGCGACGCGGTCGGCGTCAAACCCCGCGCGGGCAACGACTTCTGGTTCGACCACGACGACTACCGGATCGCGACCGACTCGGGCCGCCTCTACGGCAAGGACGCGCGAAAACTGGCGGCCGCGAGCACCCGCACGCTCGCGACCGTCGACGATCCGTCGTCGTCGCCCTCGGCAGTCGCGCCCGAGTCGATCAACCCCGTCCACCGGCTCTGGCGGCCGACGCCGGGGCGGACCGGGATGCTCGGCGACGCGGACCGCACCTTCCTCTGTGACCGCGTGACGACCGACTCCGGGACGCGGTTCGTCGTCAACGCCGCCGCCGAGGCGGCGGGGCTGCTCCCCGACGCGCTCACCGAGCGGCTCCCCCTCGACGACGCGACCCGCGTGCGCGACATCCCGGCGTTCAACGACGTGATGGCCGAGGCGCACCTCCCCGCGATCGAACGCCTCGCGGCGCGCGTCGCGCGGACGCCGGTCCCCGTCGTCGTCGAGTCGTACGCCGACGTGGCGGGGACGCTCCCGCGCGACGGGCCGGTCGCGCCCGATGCCGTCGCGGTCGTCGACCCCGGCCGCGCTCGGATCTACGCGGGCGACCGGTACGCGAAGGCCCGCGCGGTCGCCGCCGGCAGCCCGCGCGAGGGGAGCCGCGAGGAACACGTCGACGCCGTGACGGAGATGATCGAACCGGTCGCGACCGCCTCGCTCCCAGCGCTGTCCGGCGAGGTTCGAGGGGATCCCGACCGCGTCGCGTCTCGGTACGAATCGGCGTACGAGGCGCTCGTCGGTGCGGTCGAGGACTGAAAAAATCGGCGCGGTCGGCCCGCGCTCAGGCGTTCCGCTTCGTGTAGTGGTCCAGCGCGGACTCGATCGACGAGAGGTCGGCGGTCACCCGGCTGTCGGCGACGCGCATGAATCCGGGCGTGTACGACGACGAGTAGTCGAAGATGCGGTTGACGGCGCGCTTGGGAGCGGAGACCTCGGCGTAGTCGGTCACCGTGTACACCCGTCTGGCGGGGAACGCCGTCCAGAACGACCCGCTGGTCCACCGGTCGTCGTCCTCAAAGGTCGTGCCGATCCGACCCGTGGCGATGTACTCGTCGTCGGTGTAGAACAAGACGAGGTCCCCTTCGCTCATCTTCTCGAACGTCGATCCGTTGCCGCTGTCGTCGTCGACCGCCCACAGGCGGGCCTCGTCGAGGTCCGCGAGGGCGTCCGGTCGGTCCGGGTACTCGGTGAGATCCACCGCGGACCGGACCGTTCGGTCGAAGTTCTCCGGGTCGATCGGGACCAGGAAGACGTTCTCGCTCATTACCCTCCGTTTCGCCGGGAGGGGTTTAAACTCGTTCGTTGCGCTGTCAGGTCACGCCTCGGCGTCGACGTACAGGCGGTCCATCTTCGCCGCCATCACGAAGTCGGCGCGGGTGAGCCCGCCAACCTCGTGGCTCCAGATCTCGACCCCGACCTCGCCCCACGACAGCGCGATGTCGGGGTGGTGCCACTCCCGTTCGGCGAGTTCGCCGATCTCGTTCGTGAACGCCAGCGCGGTCTCGAAGTCGGGGAACTCGTAGCTCGCCTCCAAGTGGTGGTCGTCGACGACCTCCCACGCGTCGCCGAGTTCGGCGAAGTGTTCGGCGTACTCGTCGCCTTCGAGCGGCTCCGCGTCGTCGCCGGCCGGCTCGACCGGCTCGTCCGCGAGCGGTGAGGACATACCCCACGTTGGGCGACGAGCGGTTTGTACCTTCGGTAGACGGGGACGCCGCCGTAGCGACCGGCGGCCGGAGTCACCGGAACCGAGAGACCACGCCGCGAACGGCCCGTCGCAGTCGAGCGAGGCGACGGGCGTCGCGGTCGTTTCCACCCCGGTCGTCGCCGTCCGTTCCCGTCGCGCCCGGCTCCGAGAGCTCCCAGCCCGCCTTCTCGGCGGCCTCGTCGATCGGCAGGAACTCGTAGCCGGTCTCGGTCGCGACGCGCTCGTCGGCGCGCGTCGTGCCGACGAACACGCACCGCGGGGCGGCGCTCTCCTCGCGAACGTCCGCGAGCGTGCCCCACTTGTCCCAGTTCGCGAGCGCGTAGTCGTTGTCGACGCCGTGGCGGCGGGCGAACGCCGCGACCTCGTCGGCCTCGTTCGCGACGATCCCGACGTGGCGGCTCCACTGCCGCGCGTCGGCGAACGCCGCGGCCGGATCGGCGAGCGACCGCGCGGCACCGAGCGAGAAGACGAGCGTCACGTCGCCGTCGCCGGGCGTCGTCGCGTCGATTCCCATCTCGACCGGACCCAGACGACGAGCGGCCTAAACGCTGTGGGGAGGCTTATGCCCGGCCGACCCGTCGACCCCGACGATGGAGTTCGAATCCACTTTCGGCACGGCCGCGCCGCTGCTCGGGATGGTCCACCTCCCGCCGCTGCCGGGCGCGCCCCGAGCGCCCGATGACGGCCGGCGGGCGATGGCTGCCGCGGTCGACCGGGCGACGAGCGACGCGCGGGCCCTCGACCGCGGCGGCGTCGACGGGATCGTGATCGAGAACTTCGGCGACGCGCCCTTCTACCCCGACGAGGTCCCGCCCCACGTCGTCGCGGCCGTGACGCGCGCCGCGACCGCCGTCGCCGCGGAGACTGACCTTCCACTCGGGATCAACATCCTCCGCAACGACGCCGAGGCCGCGCTGTCCGTCGCCGCCGCGGTCGACGCCGACTTCGTCCGCGTGAACGTCCACACCGGTGCTCGCGTCACCGATCAGGGGATCGTTCAGGGGCGCGCCCACGAGACGCTCCGCCTGCGCGACCGCCTCGGCGTCGACGTCGGCGTCTTCGCCGACACCGACGTGAAACACTCCGCGCCGCTGACCCCGGAAGGGTACACCGCCGAGTCGTTCGCCGACACTGCCGAGCGCGGCCTCGCCGACGCCGTGATCGCCTCCGGATCCGGGACCGGCGAGGCGGTCGATCGTGACGCCCTCGACGCGGTCGTCGCCGAACGCGAGCGTCACGGCCTCGACACGCCGGTCCTCGTCGGCAGCGGCGTCACGTCGGAGACGGTCGGCGACCTGCTCGGCGTCGCCGACGGCGCGATAGTCGGAACCGCGCTCAAGCGGGGCGGCGAGACGACCGCGCCGGTCGACGCGGACCGCGTCGCGGACCTCGTCGCGGCCGCCGACGCAGTTCGGTGACGTCGCCCGGCCTCGTCGCTCTCGTCGGATCCCGTCGCTCTCGTTC belongs to Halorubrum sp. DM2 and includes:
- a CDS encoding class I SAM-dependent methyltransferase: MYGLGDVAFFDRVAPLYDLAMPPADGAALAAGLDHATRPIERLLDVGGGSGRAAAALTGPEITVVDASVEMLSRARRVRGLDGLAADAGRLPFRDASVDAVTVVDAFHHLPDHEAALAEAARVLAPGGALVVREFDPDHPLGRLLVAGEHAIGMDSRFLTPDDLAAAMDAVGLDPRIVDRGFGYTVAGVRR
- a CDS encoding GNAT family N-acetyltransferase, yielding MEYALVCRPGEGATLRLDYRAFAYAGKFVVGAPGKSVIRTPDRGPAAPDWTPSESLPDTVDPEAFETDVIAAVSFSPDRTDPDCCRLRYVTVHAARRGEGIGPRLIDETVADLAADGFDRVKIAVNNPFAYEACHKCGFGYTGERTGLAELELARPAATPARVDPERYRDGMAAFRETDAELSRAERRFVAERLERGPPAVDADGTGSEDPR
- a CDS encoding TspO/MBR family protein, which codes for MATTATSRLPDRRDALLIAAAAVGVNLIGALGVPFTTARSAWFASLELPAFYPPSWAFGVVWPILYALLGAAAALVYLAGRDGAASARWVRTALALFGVQLVVNVAWSPVFWGLERADLGLVVLVALLPLVVATIVAFDRVDRRAAALVVPYLAWVCFATALNYAIWALN
- a CDS encoding AI-2E family transporter produces the protein MNRGQSFLLLLMGAVALLTLFVILPFIEYVIASAILAFVLYPFHRRLTRRLQTRVSKRFGEMLSALTLILSAIVAVILPLAYITWVFVRDLTAIAAGDTTIDVAAIEAEIAALTGQNPEIGETLQTVGQQLAQTLFGGFSGILTTAVRASVGLSLALFLVYYALIDGPAFVKWIRAASPLPSDVTADLVERVNVMTRGVVIGHIVVALLQAFIAGLGLWATGIPNVVFWTFVMAVLALLPLIGAFFVWGPAAAYLVIVDQVTAGVFLAVYGVAVIAMVDNYARPLVIDQQAHLNPAIILLGVFGGIYSVGFTGLFVGPIVIGVLAATLETFREDYDAI
- a CDS encoding DUF1684 domain-containing protein, which gives rise to MAASERDDDWAAQVEARREAKAKQFRESARSPLPVSMRGDAFPGLDYFEPDPAYRFVLPLHEHDETETVTVETTAGGEQTYRRWGEFRFAVDGESVTLQAYRPAGDEDRLWVPFRDATSGEETYGAGRYLDLEPDRDRVDGEWVVDFNVAYNPTCAYNHAYECPLVPGENWLDVPIRAGEKDFPGEPAGADH
- a CDS encoding DUF6149 family protein, which gives rise to MKIRQNIRHWAAKKALTTPVVGDVANDKLVDLHTSIFLNKADEDRREERRDHLDSFFDATMDTYVAALEAGFPEAEAREITHVQANFDFFNHGWTEMMEIPGDELEAHYRRYEEFFSEYGITIDDPLGEFCPAGGVVEAPETPEKLDEPEYENALAGFADDVYVETDEGETVVGGDTEEPDEVDAATAPGLDEDEASA
- a CDS encoding FAD-dependent oxidoreductase, giving the protein MSDSYVIIGDGIAGASAAETLREEAPDADITVLTDEGESLYNRILIKEYAKGKLPEAPISIHQEEWYDEHDVDLRLNTVVVDIDIDEDAVHTHEGETFEYDSLLLAIGGTPQQLPVENADADGIHHFWTFQDARRIKESVEDAEKAVIVGAGLLGIDFAAICGAQDVEAKYLMRGDNWWRYALSEEGAEIMHEAMRERGVEPVFGSGVDHFEVDDDGHVEAAVDPNGERYECDFAGVAIGLNFNTELVEDTPLEVDDGIVVDEFMRTNVDNVYAAGDITTFNDLILGERAKNGSWGSAKEQGTIAARNMVDYGSEEFEWVSSYSITHFDFPFLSFGHPTLGDDSVEATTADGEWRRVALKDGKVVGGVLIGDLSPQSAFKQLMREGRDVSDHADFLMEPGFAVDDLPASAEQ